acatgtaatttttttACATAAAGAGTTGTTTTCACCTCATGTAAGCAGTTTATAAAGATGAGCTATTCCTTTAATTACACCATGACCTTTACCCTAGTTGACCCAAGAGTGGAACACACTTCCTGGGTTTTGTGTCCGACTGAAATAGTAGGAGCACCAGCTTGTTCTCTGTGATTGGTTACAGGTCACTTTTGCTGACAGTCTTCAATTTCGCATAATTTAATTGGTTCCAACAATGGGCGGTCCCGTTTAGACCCGCCTTCTTTCTTTTCAACGGAATCGTAAAATATTTCCGACCTTTCCTGCGTTACCGTTCTCCTAGCAGCAGAATATTATGCTGGCAGTGCGATCGTGGGTTTTCTTTTTCAAAATAACAGTCCTGCAGAGACACGCaaacttcattttttttttttagcacaaGTGCAGCACAACTGTTTTTTACAGCATTGCAACCCACTCTGAAAAAATGTTTTGATAATTTGACGCATTTTATTTGCAATATTAAATTATTTATCCCAGTATGTTGAAAATGATTGTGTAGGCTATATTTAAAGAAATACACttttaataaaatacaaatatatgttATTGGAAATACTCAATAGAGTCTGCAAAACTTGAATTGGTCTTGTGCTGGGCAACTGGTTTAATACAGAGTACTGGTGACTCCTTACTCCACCCACTCCTTTCACTGCAACACAATACACGGTAGATGGGATACTTATTGGCTTGTAGAGAGAGAACTTTTCTACCTGTCTCAGCTAAAGTGGGGTGGGAAATGTTCAGTAGGGTCTCTACCAACCAAATATGTGTAGTTTTGGAGGGGGACTGCTGCTGGCTGAGAACGAAGTCCTTCTGGGTATGTACAACACTGTCCCACTCCAAAATGAACCATAATATTTGGTTAGTAGAGACCCTGCTGATTATTTCCCACCCCACTTTAGCTGAAACAGGTAGAAAAGTTATCTCTATGAGCCAATATGTAACCCATGTACAGTCTATTACGGTGTCTTGCATTGGGGGCTATTAGGGGACACACAATAGCCGCCAGTGTCATGTCTTTTTGCATTATtggtataaaaataaataatcttaaaACATATTTGGGATTTGTTTTCATAAATTACTCATTGCATTTTCTTGTTGTCACAATAGAAGTGGCTATTGATTACAATTCAATGTCTTTTGAATGAGTTATCCATTTATTTGAAAGGTTTAAATATTTACCATACCGAAGTGACGTTATCATTTGTGCTGCTAGCAGAATACTAGTCTCTTGCTTCTTGGGTGAAGGTTCGTTGCGGTGACTgggtagctagctactgtactgtattgctGAACCGAAGAATCGCTAACAATGTCGCGGGTTCTTGTTGGAGTTAAACGTGTAATTGACTATGCTGTCAAGGTAGCTACTTCCCCACTGTCTTGTATTTAAAAGCAATTCAACATTTCACCTGCAGAATTTTGGTTCGAGACTTCCTATGGCAGCTAGCTAACGTAAGGTGGGTAGATGGATGAAGGGTTAGTTTAGCAAGCTAGCATTCATTGTTTGAATGTCAAGTCTGTTCAACTAACAACCATAACTGCAAGGAAAATACCAAGGTCATTACAGGGTTGTCTAGGTAACAGTTAAGGTTAATTTGTCTAGCGTGCTACTTCTAGATTTGGTAAAACGATAAACGACTGTCAAAATGTAAAAAAGAAAGCTAGCTAACAATGCATTGTCactgtgttgtgacaatgtattGCAAATGTTAAGCTACATGTATAATCATCATTCAGGCGTCATCAGAGTGATTTAAAAACATAAAATCAACTAGGTGTCACAGCATCAGGACAGTTAGATAGTAGGCTAGCACTATCCAAGCCACCCCTATCAGATAGTTCCAAGGTAATACTTTTTTGTAAAGGAAGCCTAGCACCATATCTATTACCAGTTATTTCATACTACAGTCTGAGCACTCCTGCTTCAGCTGCACATAACTAGATCCCTGTAGCTGTCTCTCGATGCACTCGTTAAGCTATGTTTGTACCCTCCCCTGTCCCATATGCTGCCCCAACTTTTATCAGATGAAGGGTGGTGTGTGTCTGAGACACTGTCTGGGCCAGTCATGTATTTATGAGGTGACTAATATATATGGGCTGGACTTAAGACAGAATTTTGGCGTTTTAAATGGTTTATTTACAATGGCTGTTCAATACTATTGGGTTAGTGGCAGGCTTTCAAAAGTGTTCCAGAATTGGTTTGACTGCCTCACAAATTCAATTGGAAAGTTCTGAGAGCACACCTACATTGGGCCCACAGCAACTATTTCCGAGTGCACAGCGTCCCCACACTCAACTCTGGCACATTGACTGCATGCACTTCATGTCTCCAgcctctgtctttgtctgtctctctctgacccttCTGAGTGACTATCCAGTAGTCACTTATGTTCATTAGGGCAAAGCTCTTTGAAACTGAattagcatttcttattggagtTCAGGTAGTCCCACCCTTTTTCAGTCTGTTTTTTTccctgtttggtgcctaatgaagacAACCCTGCTCTCTCCCCTAGATCCGCGTGAAGCCCGACCACAGCGGGGTggtgacagatggcgtcaagcactccatGAACCCGTTCTGTGAGATCGCTGTGGAGGAGGCCGTCAAACTCAAGGAGAAGAAGTTCATCAAAGAGGTGGTGGCCGTCAGCTGTGGGCCCGCGCAAGTAACGGTAAGAGTGACGGAATGCTCTGACGACACCATTTTGAAGTCGGGTGTATTCAACGATGCAAAATATTTTCCTTATTCTACATGACATTATACATATCTGTTCTACTCAATTCATTTATATCTTAACGTCCTGTAGTTTTAGGCTTCATTTCTATCCGAACACTCTGTATCATTAGGCTACATCCTCCTTAACAGGCCTTCAATAGCTAACATTTGGAGGGAAGCTTTGGATCTTGTTTCTTCATTAGGATAGCGGTCATGAGTATGTTTTCATTCTATTGTAAGAAGGATTCTGCAGATGGTCACCTCCAACTTGATTGTGTTAATGATTGTATTAttctgtcattgttctcagatggtGTTCTTATATAATTTTGAGAACCCTACCGCTCAAGTgtttgtattttgtgtgtgtgtgtgtgtaggagaccaTCCGTACTGCACTGGCCATGGGGTGTGACCGCGGCATCCACGTGGAGGTCTCAGGAAAAGACTACGAGGCCATGGGACCCCTGCAGATCTCCAAGATCTTTGCTGCCCTAGCCAAGAAGGAGGAGGCCTCACTCGTCATTCTGGGCAAACAGGTCATCCGATGCAATAGATTGCGCCACTGCCACACCAATGCCAGTTGACTTTGAAATCGAACCTCATGATCTCATGTAATGCTCACTGATTGTGTTGGTATTTTTTGACAGGCCATTGATGATGACTGTAACCAGACAGGTCAGATGACGGCAGCCTTGTTAGACTGGCCTCaggtcagtagtggtttcttcttGTTGTAACCCTTTTTCTCAGCAGGAATCACTAAACTGATCTCAGAGCATAGAGGCCTTGTTTACTGTTAACTGCTGACTTGGATACCATTGTAGTCCGGACCAGGACCTTTTCTCATGGTCTTTATAAGCATTAGCATATCGACGTAATGTCAGGTGAAGAGACCAGCTGAACTAGCAGGCCTTAGATTATGTCACTACagtcaacacagtctgcactgAAAAGTAGACCAAAGGCCAAATGAAGGGCAAAATTAGGGTGTATTTACATGGTTAAACCACCAGATGTCACACTTGGATTGCCTCGTGGCCTACAACGGGTTTGCAATTGTCAGGTAACATAGGAAAGAAGGCTTTGTTTTAGTTGTAAATTAATTTGATAATTTCAGATAATATTCAATCTCAATGTGGATTATGACATCTACTAAATGTAGGACCTCCCATTCTTGCAGGGCACATTTGCCTCTGAGGTGACCATCGATGGGGAAAAGGTGAAGGTGGTGAGGGAAATCGATGGTGGTCTAGAGACCATCAAAATCAGCATGCCAGCCGTCCTCACAGCAGACCTTCGACTCAACACCCCCAGATACGCCACCCTGCCAAACATCATGGTAATACACACAATGTACATTTCCTCAcaaagtgtacacacacacacacacacacacacacacacacacacacacacacacacacacacatagcacttTAATTTctcatctccttctccctccacctcccagaAAGCCAAGAAGAAGAAGATAGCCAACATGAAACCAGCAGACCTGGGGGTGGACATGGTGTCGCGAATGGAGGTGTTGAGCGTGGACGAACCCCCAACGAGACTGGCCGGAGTGAAGGTGGAGACGGTGGATGACCTGGTCGCCAAACTCAAGGCTAACGGAACAATCTAGAGGCCCTGTGGGAGCCAAAGGGAGAGTGCAGGGGACACAGGGGTGAGTCTCAATACCTAAAAATAGTATGACTGTTTGAGATAGTATTTGTAACCCATTAGAAAATGTCAGAGCACTGATGAATTTCATGTTCATGTAACAACTGTGAATGGTGAGAGAAATTTTCATTTTTGGGGAATCTGCTTCTTCCACCAAATTGCCTCAACTGTAAATGCAGACCTTTGCCATAGTGTGCTGTACTTGACCAAGCTCAGTGTTTCTGTTTCTATTTGGCTGTAATATGTAATTTCCCCCTTTCATTTTGCAGGTCTCTGTTTGAGAGATGTAACAAAGTAATTTAGCAAACATGGAGGACTGGTTGCATAAGGCAGAACCCATCGCCACCCGGCCCTCTGTGTTTAACTCTGACTTCCATGATAGTAGCCTACTGACCTGGAATAAAGAGATACTGAGAAACACTGTCCTATAGGAACCCACACAGCCCAGAGGGTGAAGAAGAAGAGGGTCTGTTGTTATTGTGCAATTTAATTCACATGGTACATCTGTATTGTAATTAATGTATCTTCTCTGTGAGTAGAGGTAACTAGGTATGGAGGACCTAGACTCAAAAAATGCACAACTTCCAAGCCAGTAATATAAGTCAGTAACTTTCTTTCACCCATGTTTCTGTATGTGTTGCACTATACATTTAAGAGTGTCACAATAACATTTTCATCTGTAACATGGACCTATGAAAACCCTACATTGACACATCTGGGCTATGCAGTTTGAGTTGGATGCTATGTGTAAATAAGAACCCAAAGTTGCCGAGCTGAATGTGCATTCAGGGTTCGTGATATGTCTACTGACTTGGTTTGTATAAAGTTTATATAAATATCATTATTTCTGGGTTGGGTGGCAGCTCTGGTTGGACAGTGTCTCTCAGTAGATGTGGGAAAATGATTAAAAAGAACACACGCAAAGTTGACTCTTTACCATAAGCGCCTCTTCTGTTTAGATTGTACAGCATCCTACCATAACAATAAAGGTATCTTTCATATCTACATCTGCTGTTTTCCACTGTCATTCTATGTTGTATTTTGTCTTTCCACATCATTATTTTGGTTTTAAGATAGTCTCTTGAGTAGCGTGAACCAGGGGGCTGTTCAAAGCCACGACGAAGTCTGCTCAAAACAAAAGTTGTGCAGCCTAGGCTAGTGGTACATTGGAGTAATTAGTGGGATTCTGTTTTTAtatgcaaaagtgattgcttttgataaaattgccttcccaatgaaaaaaGCTTGTTTGATAATTCCAAATAACattattttatggaaaagagatgtATGTTTCTAGATGGTGCACTGTGCTGCTTTGATGACAACCTGACCATGCGGCATAGATTACTGTTCGATTTGAGAAGGGTGCTCCTCCCTCTGCTTTTGCCCGTTCACGTCACGGGCCATTGACGGGTGCACTGCAGCTCAGGTTAATATAACTCCCTCAATGGAACTATACTATTTCAGTGGTAACCAATAACTGGAATAGCTGTGTGTGATTGGCCCACTCCTCATTCCTTGGGACCAGATACCAAGGTTGtgtccagagaggaagaggccaaACTCGGCGGGATATCTTtctccctccagcaggtggcgtttttGTATTGAGGTTAATGAGtatcgaatttggtcaacaacaaattATGgtttatttgctacgtgaggtgtATTTGATCAAATAGAAGTTACAAATCTTAAATTATTACGAGTGTACCGATAAGTAGGAAACGCGACACCCCGGAAactttgagaagaaaaaaaaaacactttaaatcGGAGTTGTCTCAATGGCTGGCTATTCATGGCATGAAGCTAGTAGCATAGCGTTCCCATTGAATACAGggcggttgacgtcaacaaccctccTCGAATATTCAAAAGAGATCACATGATTGAGATGTAttcaccaatccaaagaaaggataggcgAGAGCTAAGCAGCCCAGCCGTGTTGCTTTGTGAACAACAACTCCGGTTGTTAAGGCGGGGAGATCGTTGGTTTCTCCCGGAGGACAAGTGCAATAGGTGATGGAAATAATGCAGTCCAACCGGTTACCTTTCATTAATCGGGTCATTCTGTTACAATAGACCTGAAACACTGGTAAATCACCAGCCTACACCTTTTTATTTTGTGTCAACGTCAAGGTGACTGCCCAATAAATCATATTCCTGTTTGGTTGAATATGCCATCCTAGACTAGTTTACCTGTAGATATTGCTATAGTAAAGGACTGTCCCACCTCAAAGCTCAACAAGCAGTCACTTTTGCATTGTTTATTGAAAGTTTGCCTGTAAAAGTAAAGCCCACGTTTACCAATATTTTACCAATCAAGGCTTTGACATCGACACAGGTGAATTGCTCTCGAATCTTGATAACAGATAACCCGGACAGCTCGACAGTGAAGCAAGGTTGAGCGCAACAGAGGACACAACGCAGGAGCGATTGTATTACATCAGTTGTCCATCGAACTTTCACAAGGACTCTAACCAGATTTTTTTTTGTGGTATCTTAATAGAAAGCTAAAATGTGGAATATTTTTATGTGAAAGCTGTGGGAAATTTATGGTTTCGGATTTCTTGGATTCCTctttgaagtaaaaaaaaaatatgtcctCGCACCAGTTTGGTGTCCACAAATGGCACATTTTTAAGTTGACTCTATTGATATTTGTGATTGGAGGTAAGTTTCAatttatcatgctgtttaattttGTATGTCACGTGCCAATAAACAAAACTACCCTGCTTTATATAGGTCTACACCAAACAAATTATTATTGATTCACCTAATTAACTTCGCAATAAATTGTGACCATATAGAATGTATCACGAGATGATTGAGATCCTATTTTTGTGTAGGATTTAGTTACAATTTGTGACCCTTAATCAACTTTGTAGTAATGTTAACATTTCCATTCA
The sequence above is drawn from the Salmo salar chromosome ssa05, Ssal_v3.1, whole genome shotgun sequence genome and encodes:
- the LOC106605159 gene encoding electron transfer flavoprotein subunit beta isoform X2 — its product is MSRVLVGVKRVIDYAVKIRVKPDHSGVVTDGVKHSMNPFCEIAVEEAVKLKEKKFIKEVVAVSCGPAQVTETIRTALAMGCDRGIHVEVSGKDYEAMGPLQISKIFAALAKKEEASLVILGKQAIDDDCNQTGQMTAALLDWPQGTFASEVTIDGEKVKVVREIDGGLETIKISMPAVLTADLRLNTPRYATLPNIMKAKKKKIANMKPADLGVDMVSRMEVLSVDEPPTRLAGVKVETVDDLVAKLKANGTI
- the LOC106605159 gene encoding electron transfer flavoprotein subunit beta isoform X1 is translated as MEWTVRVSEFNSPPCIYFCSTFDLGRGIRVKPDHSGVVTDGVKHSMNPFCEIAVEEAVKLKEKKFIKEVVAVSCGPAQVTETIRTALAMGCDRGIHVEVSGKDYEAMGPLQISKIFAALAKKEEASLVILGKQAIDDDCNQTGQMTAALLDWPQGTFASEVTIDGEKVKVVREIDGGLETIKISMPAVLTADLRLNTPRYATLPNIMKAKKKKIANMKPADLGVDMVSRMEVLSVDEPPTRLAGVKVETVDDLVAKLKANGTI
- the LOC106605159 gene encoding electron transfer flavoprotein subunit beta isoform X3 gives rise to the protein MNPFCEIAVEEAVKLKEKKFIKEVVAVSCGPAQVTETIRTALAMGCDRGIHVEVSGKDYEAMGPLQISKIFAALAKKEEASLVILGKQAIDDDCNQTGQMTAALLDWPQGTFASEVTIDGEKVKVVREIDGGLETIKISMPAVLTADLRLNTPRYATLPNIMKAKKKKIANMKPADLGVDMVSRMEVLSVDEPPTRLAGVKVETVDDLVAKLKANGTI